A region of Lentimicrobiaceae bacterium DNA encodes the following proteins:
- a CDS encoding PAS domain S-box protein, with product MSNCDNHIQELSNEIKRLKSAIEFLEKKNKDLENELATRSDPKKNKWRKEYEQQLVESEEIFSSFLENSPIYIFFKDKHIRPIKLSKNYESMLGLPLDKILGRTMDELFPSELAAKMAQDDMKVLQKGEPIKIDEELNNKYYTTIKFPVFINGKPKYLAGYTIDNTEQKLSEQALRDSEQRFRKVYSEGTFPIAMLNRQMVFIRANHAFCETFGYSEEELMQMSFKTITHPEHIEKDLESINQLLENKINVYRTEKRYITKDDRIVWGNVQVSIVSDSKGQFLYFLVMVNNITNYKLAEAEIRYKNEQLEKSNAEKDKFFSIIAHDLRSPFNAFLGFTEMMADDLQTMTLDEIQQIATEMKNSANNLYHLLENLLDWSMIRRGIKTFKPEQLKLVDVTNECILTLSDSFRKKSLKLSMQIPSDVLLTADSNMLGTVIRNLLSNAAKFTPFGGHIKITAHIEDSQFVHMTIEDSGIGMNSEMLKNLFSYSTKVNRRGTEGEPSTGLGLLLCKELIEKHGGSIQVESTVSEGSKFSIALPLDYNSGIRKD from the coding sequence ATGAGCAATTGTGACAACCATATACAGGAACTATCTAATGAAATTAAACGGCTGAAATCAGCGATTGAATTTCTGGAGAAAAAAAATAAAGACCTGGAAAACGAATTAGCTACCCGCTCTGACCCTAAAAAAAACAAATGGAGAAAGGAGTATGAACAACAATTAGTGGAGAGCGAAGAAATTTTTTCGAGCTTTCTGGAGAACAGCCCCATTTATATATTTTTTAAAGACAAGCACATCCGCCCAATCAAATTAAGCAAGAACTATGAATCGATGCTGGGGCTTCCGCTCGACAAAATCCTGGGCCGGACTATGGATGAATTATTCCCCAGCGAATTGGCCGCAAAAATGGCACAGGACGATATGAAAGTTCTGCAAAAAGGCGAACCAATTAAAATTGATGAAGAGCTTAATAACAAGTATTACACTACCATTAAGTTTCCGGTTTTCATCAACGGGAAGCCCAAATATCTGGCTGGCTACACCATTGACAATACTGAACAAAAACTATCGGAGCAAGCGCTGCGCGATAGTGAACAAAGATTCCGGAAGGTATATTCAGAAGGAACATTTCCAATTGCCATGCTTAACCGGCAAATGGTTTTCATACGTGCCAACCACGCTTTCTGCGAAACATTCGGATATTCAGAAGAAGAGCTCATGCAGATGTCGTTTAAAACAATTACGCATCCCGAACATATTGAGAAAGATCTTGAATCCATTAATCAGCTCCTTGAAAACAAAATTAATGTTTACAGGACTGAAAAACGATATATTACAAAAGATGACCGGATTGTATGGGGAAATGTGCAGGTTAGCATTGTTTCCGACTCCAAAGGACAGTTTCTTTATTTTCTGGTGATGGTCAACAATATCACCAATTATAAATTAGCTGAGGCTGAAATCAGATATAAAAACGAACAGCTTGAAAAATCAAATGCCGAGAAAGACAAGTTCTTCTCTATTATAGCACACGATCTCCGGAGCCCGTTTAATGCATTTCTTGGCTTTACTGAAATGATGGCTGACGACTTACAGACGATGACCCTGGACGAAATTCAGCAAATCGCTACTGAAATGAAGAACTCGGCCAATAACCTTTACCACTTACTCGAAAACTTATTGGACTGGTCAATGATACGCCGGGGGATAAAAACATTTAAACCCGAACAACTTAAATTGGTTGATGTTACCAATGAATGCATTCTTACCCTGTCTGACTCTTTCCGCAAAAAAAGTTTAAAGTTAAGCATGCAAATACCCTCAGACGTACTACTTACAGCTGACTCAAACATGCTGGGGACTGTCATCAGGAATTTACTTTCCAATGCAGCCAAGTTTACTCCTTTTGGCGGTCATATCAAGATTACAGCCCATATTGAAGACAGTCAGTTTGTACACATGACCATTGAAGACTCCGGAATTGGAATGAACAGCGAAATGCTGAAAAACCTTTTCAGCTACAGCACAAAAGTAAACAGACGCGGCACCGAAGGCGAACCAAGCACCGGACTGGGACTGCTGCTTTGTAAAGAACTAATTGAAAAACACGGCGGAAGTATTCAGGTTGAAAGTACTGTTAGCGAAGGAAGCAAGTTTTCAATTGCTCTGCCGCTGGATTATAATTCAGGCATCCGTAAAGATTAA
- a CDS encoding PAS domain S-box protein — MKEKHDSFSILRAENSQLKKELEALQTTLLQSEAKNKESISSLHGQLKRQEHLNNYASALSNEPESTFYPFIISEITKIFEAESAIISVFNEKTSELEVKYTNLNRTNKSIISRALGKKISELKIPVTPEQYNLITDLPYTVVNSLSELTFGAISETVGRLIERTLHLSWHIGIGLVFNQKLIGTIVLTGNTKQPKPENNEIAAFSSITANVIGRRISEKALYESETQFLQLLNEAPVGFQTLDSKGNITSVNQLWVSILGYKQQEAAGKPFAHFLSPKSAELFNKKIPTILRQGYFSCELEFIHQEGQVIKTEIHFKTGYDINGRANQILCLFKDLRIQQIAEKLASEQEEIYKAVANHIANWESWFDNTGRVIWTNPAAFQYTGYTPDEILAMPDYISTLVAEEDQARIRKELKNIIAGKKGQNLEFICKRKDQSRFTILMTWSHISDKNGKAMGIRTSGYDITLQRKTEEAFTKSESLYKQMVDNAPFGMHFYEINNDNKLIFTGANPAANKILGIDNSKFKGLTIEEAFPSLAKTKIIQHYRKAALNNNTWVSEQIEYTDQRISGAFEVKAFQTIPGKMVAIFTDITKRKKTEEALNESRQLFEALTRVSPVGIFRTDQYGETTYVNPKWMSLTGLNFEDALDSKYLNAIHPDDRFDRIVEWKNAVAEQKPIVSEYRFLRSDGSIVWVQGHAVPEFADNKLKGYIGSITDITNLKQVEAEMVKAKEKAEASNRLKTTFMGNISHEIRTPLNGIIGFAELIRSGDNTPEENDECMEYLSHSINRLTRIIDNIMDVSVMMSGNININKENFKPADVIRDIFNKYEPEALKKKIAFQLQSPEQDAEQTVNSDKSLITRVITELIDNAIKFTTKGKVILKYVFRNNKLQLRISDTGTGVSKEFLPYIFEPFQQEDVYSARTNNSNGLGLSIVQEAVRLLNGTISAESTLGIGTTISVELPVMYIETIEVGKTTRERQTKGSAQPTILVVEDEEINMIYIKRLLLQKNYNVKLASNGSDAISMIEQGAEIDLILMDMKMPGMDGFETTRIIKTIAPEIKIAAVTAYASEADHNSCIEAGCDDYISKPFQKNDLYQLIERNYPKPQQAE; from the coding sequence ATGAAAGAAAAACATGATTCATTTTCAATTCTAAGAGCCGAAAACTCGCAACTGAAAAAAGAATTGGAAGCGCTGCAAACCACCTTATTACAATCTGAGGCAAAAAACAAGGAGTCTATTTCCAGTCTGCATGGACAATTAAAAAGGCAGGAGCACTTAAACAATTATGCATCGGCTCTTTCCAATGAACCGGAAAGCACTTTTTACCCTTTCATTATTTCAGAAATCACAAAAATTTTTGAAGCAGAATCTGCCATTATCTCCGTTTTCAACGAAAAAACGTCGGAACTTGAGGTAAAATACACCAATCTCAACCGCACAAATAAATCCATCATATCCAGGGCGCTGGGCAAAAAAATATCGGAACTCAAAATACCCGTCACACCTGAGCAGTATAACCTGATAACTGACTTGCCCTACACGGTAGTAAACTCGCTGAGTGAGCTGACTTTTGGCGCCATATCAGAAACCGTTGGCCGGCTTATTGAACGTACGCTGCATTTGAGCTGGCACATAGGCATTGGCCTGGTATTTAATCAAAAACTTATCGGCACCATTGTTTTAACCGGCAACACTAAACAACCCAAACCAGAGAACAACGAAATTGCAGCATTCTCAAGTATAACAGCCAATGTAATCGGGCGAAGGATTAGCGAAAAAGCGCTTTATGAAAGCGAAACGCAATTTTTACAATTGCTGAACGAAGCGCCTGTCGGATTTCAGACACTTGATTCCAAAGGAAATATTACCAGTGTAAACCAATTATGGGTAAGCATACTGGGTTACAAACAGCAGGAAGCTGCCGGAAAGCCTTTTGCGCACTTCCTTTCACCCAAATCAGCAGAACTTTTCAATAAAAAAATACCAACAATTCTCAGGCAGGGATATTTCAGCTGCGAGCTTGAATTTATTCATCAGGAAGGGCAGGTCATTAAAACAGAAATCCATTTTAAAACAGGATATGATATAAATGGCAGAGCTAACCAGATACTTTGCCTTTTTAAAGACTTAAGGATACAGCAAATAGCAGAGAAATTAGCTTCGGAACAGGAAGAAATCTACAAAGCCGTAGCAAATCATATTGCCAACTGGGAATCATGGTTTGACAATACCGGGCGCGTCATATGGACAAACCCGGCAGCTTTCCAGTATACAGGTTATACACCTGATGAAATACTGGCAATGCCTGATTACATTTCAACGCTTGTAGCTGAAGAAGATCAGGCACGCATTCGTAAAGAATTAAAAAACATAATTGCCGGGAAAAAAGGCCAGAATCTGGAATTCATTTGCAAACGTAAAGACCAATCGAGGTTTACCATTTTGATGACATGGAGTCACATTTCTGATAAAAACGGCAAAGCCATGGGCATCAGAACAAGCGGGTATGATATAACATTGCAAAGAAAAACAGAAGAAGCCTTTACCAAAAGCGAAAGCCTGTACAAACAAATGGTTGACAATGCGCCATTCGGGATGCATTTTTATGAAATCAACAACGACAACAAATTGATTTTCACAGGAGCCAATCCTGCTGCCAACAAAATACTGGGCATCGACAATTCAAAATTTAAAGGACTTACCATTGAAGAAGCTTTTCCCTCACTGGCAAAAACAAAGATCATCCAACATTATCGGAAGGCCGCCTTGAACAACAACACATGGGTTTCCGAACAAATTGAATACACCGACCAAAGAATCTCAGGGGCATTTGAAGTAAAAGCATTTCAGACAATACCCGGAAAAATGGTCGCCATCTTTACTGACATAACCAAACGAAAAAAAACAGAAGAAGCCCTGAACGAAAGCAGGCAACTTTTTGAAGCCCTTACACGGGTTTCTCCTGTCGGAATTTTCAGAACCGACCAATACGGTGAAACCACCTATGTAAATCCGAAATGGATGTCGCTTACAGGTTTGAACTTTGAAGATGCGCTTGATTCAAAATATCTGAATGCTATTCACCCAGACGACAGGTTTGACCGGATTGTAGAATGGAAAAACGCAGTGGCCGAACAAAAACCAATCGTTTCGGAATATCGGTTTCTTCGCAGCGATGGAAGCATTGTATGGGTTCAGGGTCATGCAGTTCCTGAATTTGCTGACAATAAGCTTAAAGGATACATAGGGTCAATTACCGATATCACGAACCTAAAACAGGTGGAAGCAGAAATGGTAAAGGCCAAAGAAAAAGCAGAAGCAAGCAACCGGCTCAAAACCACATTTATGGGCAACATTTCTCATGAAATCCGCACACCATTAAATGGCATCATTGGTTTTGCCGAATTAATCAGATCAGGCGACAACACGCCCGAAGAGAACGATGAATGTATGGAATATCTGAGCCACAGCATTAACAGGCTTACCAGAATTATTGACAATATTATGGATGTTTCGGTGATGATGTCAGGCAATATCAATATTAACAAAGAGAATTTTAAACCAGCTGATGTTATCCGCGACATTTTCAATAAATATGAGCCCGAAGCCCTCAAAAAGAAAATAGCCTTTCAGCTGCAATCACCTGAACAAGACGCCGAACAAACTGTAAACAGCGATAAATCACTGATTACAAGAGTTATTACCGAGCTTATTGACAATGCAATAAAATTCACCACCAAAGGAAAGGTAATACTGAAGTACGTTTTTCGCAATAACAAACTGCAGCTTCGAATCAGCGACACCGGCACCGGGGTTTCAAAAGAGTTCCTTCCCTATATTTTTGAGCCATTTCAGCAAGAGGATGTTTATTCGGCACGAACAAACAACAGCAATGGGCTGGGTTTATCCATCGTGCAGGAAGCAGTGAGGCTGCTCAATGGAACCATCTCAGCCGAATCAACCCTGGGCATCGGCACAACCATATCTGTTGAGCTGCCTGTTATGTACATTGAAACCATTGAAGTTGGAAAAACAACCCGAGAAAGACAAACAAAAGGTTCAGCACAACCCACCATTCTTGTAGTTGAAGATGAAGAAATTAACATGATATATATCAAGCGTCTGCTTCTACAGAAAAACTATAATGTGAAGCTTGCCAGTAATGGCTCCGACGCCATCAGCATGATAGAACAGGGCGCTGAAATTGACCTGATTCTGATGGACATGAAAATGCCCGGCATGGACGGATTCGAAACAACACGCATCATCAAAACCATTGCTCCGGAAATAAAAATAGCGGCCGTGACTGCTTATGCCAGTGAAGCCGACCACAACAGTTGTATTGAAGCCGGATGTGATGATTACATTTCCAAACCCTTCCAGAAAAACGACCTTTATCAACTTATTGAAAGAAATTACCCGAAACCGCAACAAGCTGAATAG
- a CDS encoding STAS domain-containing protein, with protein sequence MSGLEFLKFSQVFHPKIFTTLKDYNRQTFISDLIAGIIVGVVALPLAIAFGIASGVAPEKGLITAVIAGFLISALGGSRVQIGGPTGAFIVIVYGIVEKFGVEGLIIATIMAGFMLVAMGLLQLGTIIKFMPYPIVVGFTSGIAVVIFSSQIKDFFGLQVTQSVPADFIAKWEFYFHHFDAINIYTLGIGLFTVLVSVMWPKINKKIPGTLIALLLSTIAVSAFQLPVDTIGTRFGEIKATIPFPSLPVISFETFRLLLAPAFTIAMLGAIESLLSAMVADGATGGRHRSNTELIGQGIANIITPLFGGIPATGAIARTMTNIRNGGKTPVAGMIHAIVLLLILLFFGKWARLIPMSCLAGILVIVSYNMSEWRSFKGLFRNSKNEVAVLLTTFFLTVLIDLTVAIQFGLLLAVLLFLKRVIDTSGVEVLNMAVEDERADADENPPKLKIPEKVEVFEVNGPFFFGVANKFEEAEMQVTKRPRIRIIRLYRVPFIDATGMSNLKSFIRKSKSNGITVIISGPVKSVYEALEKNGFFELVGHDNVCSDINFAIARAELLLKK encoded by the coding sequence ATGTCAGGTCTGGAGTTTCTTAAATTTTCACAGGTTTTTCATCCAAAGATATTCACAACACTAAAAGATTATAACCGCCAGACTTTTATATCTGACCTTATAGCCGGTATTATTGTGGGTGTTGTGGCCTTGCCGCTGGCCATTGCTTTTGGCATAGCTTCCGGAGTGGCTCCTGAAAAAGGTCTGATTACGGCTGTTATTGCTGGTTTTCTTATTTCAGCCCTTGGAGGAAGTCGTGTTCAGATTGGAGGTCCAACAGGTGCCTTTATTGTGATTGTTTATGGTATTGTTGAGAAATTTGGTGTTGAAGGTCTCATTATTGCCACAATCATGGCTGGTTTTATGCTGGTGGCCATGGGGCTGCTGCAGCTAGGAACCATCATCAAATTTATGCCTTATCCGATTGTTGTTGGATTTACGTCGGGCATTGCTGTTGTTATTTTTTCGTCACAGATTAAGGATTTCTTCGGGTTGCAGGTTACTCAAAGCGTTCCGGCCGACTTTATCGCAAAATGGGAGTTTTATTTTCACCATTTTGATGCCATCAATATCTATACATTGGGAATAGGTTTGTTTACTGTGCTGGTTTCAGTTATGTGGCCCAAAATAAATAAAAAGATTCCCGGCACTTTGATTGCACTGCTGTTGAGTACCATTGCTGTTTCAGCCTTCCAACTGCCGGTTGATACCATTGGAACCCGTTTTGGCGAAATTAAAGCAACAATCCCCTTCCCATCTCTGCCGGTTATAAGTTTTGAAACCTTCAGATTGTTGTTGGCTCCTGCTTTTACCATTGCCATGCTGGGTGCTATAGAATCTTTGCTTAGCGCCATGGTAGCCGATGGTGCTACTGGTGGCAGGCATCGTTCCAACACGGAGCTTATCGGGCAGGGAATTGCCAATATTATTACACCGCTTTTTGGCGGCATTCCTGCCACTGGTGCTATTGCCCGTACCATGACCAATATCCGCAACGGAGGAAAAACACCTGTTGCCGGCATGATTCATGCCATTGTGCTGTTGCTGATCTTGCTGTTTTTTGGAAAATGGGCCAGGCTTATTCCGATGAGTTGCCTTGCAGGTATTCTGGTGATTGTTTCTTATAATATGAGTGAGTGGCGGTCGTTTAAAGGGCTTTTCAGAAATTCAAAAAATGAAGTTGCCGTTTTGCTGACTACCTTTTTTCTTACTGTACTTATTGATTTGACTGTTGCCATTCAATTCGGACTTTTGCTGGCTGTTCTGCTTTTTCTCAAGCGTGTTATTGATACTTCGGGCGTTGAAGTGCTTAATATGGCTGTGGAGGATGAAAGAGCTGATGCTGATGAAAATCCACCTAAACTTAAAATTCCTGAAAAGGTGGAAGTTTTTGAAGTGAATGGTCCCTTCTTTTTTGGCGTTGCCAATAAGTTTGAAGAGGCTGAAATGCAGGTTACCAAACGACCCCGCATCAGGATTATCAGACTTTACAGAGTGCCTTTTATCGATGCTACAGGGATGAGCAATCTCAAAAGTTTTATCAGGAAATCGAAAAGCAATGGAATAACAGTTATAATTTCAGGTCCAGTAAAATCAGTTTATGAGGCTCTTGAAAAGAATGGGTTCTTTGAACTGGTTGGCCATGATAATGTTTGCTCTGATATCAATTTTGCCATTGCCCGTGCTGAACTATTGCTAAAGAAATAA
- a CDS encoding M3 family metallopeptidase has translation MKSYMLLLMATVLAVFSSCKNNQKAEKDMDNPFFTEYTTPFQVPPFDKIDTSHYMPAFIEGMKQHNDEIASIVNNQDAPTFENTILAFDKSGELLTKVSKVFFNVMQANTNDNLQLIAQKISPMLSQHNDEISMNPKLFERIKVVYEKRNESGLDAQQIRVTEKYYRDFERQGANLSAGQQEQLKKINGQLASLGLKFGDNLLAETNKNFKLVIDNQADLDGLPEGVISAAAETAKASGMDGKWVFTLAKPSMIPFLQYAKNRALREKIYRGYFMRGNNNNDNDNKKVLSEMIQLRAEKAKLLGYDNYAAYVIDENMAKTTSNVDDFLNKLMVAALPVAKAELVEMQKIADAEGANFKLDSWDWWFYAEKLRKQKYDLDENELKPYFSLDNVRDGMFAVAGKLYGITFNKLTDLPVYQKDVETFEVKESDGSHLGILYLDYYPRDSKGGGAWCTDFQASGWKNDKKIDPVISIVCNFTPPTGDMPALLNWDETTTLFHEFGHALHGLFTQGKYTRTAGNVPQDYVELPSQVMENWAGEPEVLRMYAKHYKTGEVIPDALITKIENSGLFNQGFDNVEYIAASILDMDYHKLPAPANVEDVVAFEKQAMDKIGLISEIWPRYRSTYFAHIFDGGYAAGYYVYLWAAVLDADAFDYFKQSGDIFNKELAASFRKNCLAENGDDEGMIQYKKFRGQEPSLEPLMKKRGLK, from the coding sequence ATGAAAAGCTACATGCTGCTATTGATGGCCACTGTTTTAGCCGTTTTTTCAAGCTGCAAAAACAACCAAAAAGCGGAGAAAGACATGGACAACCCATTCTTTACCGAGTACACAACCCCATTTCAGGTGCCTCCCTTTGATAAAATTGACACCTCGCACTATATGCCGGCATTTATTGAAGGCATGAAACAACACAACGATGAGATTGCATCAATTGTAAACAATCAGGATGCTCCTACATTTGAAAATACAATTCTGGCCTTTGATAAGTCAGGAGAGCTTTTAACCAAAGTGAGCAAGGTTTTTTTCAATGTAATGCAAGCAAACACCAACGATAATTTGCAGTTGATTGCTCAGAAAATTTCGCCCATGCTTTCGCAGCACAATGACGAAATTTCAATGAATCCCAAACTATTTGAGCGCATAAAAGTCGTTTATGAAAAACGAAATGAATCGGGGCTTGATGCTCAGCAAATAAGAGTAACAGAAAAATACTACCGTGATTTTGAAAGACAGGGCGCAAACCTTTCAGCCGGGCAACAAGAACAGCTTAAAAAAATTAACGGGCAACTTGCCTCTCTGGGCCTGAAATTTGGCGACAATCTGCTGGCAGAAACCAACAAAAATTTCAAGCTTGTTATTGACAATCAGGCTGATTTGGACGGGCTACCTGAGGGAGTCATTTCTGCTGCTGCTGAAACAGCCAAAGCATCAGGCATGGATGGGAAATGGGTATTTACACTAGCCAAACCCAGCATGATTCCATTCCTGCAATATGCTAAAAACAGAGCTCTGCGTGAGAAAATCTATCGCGGCTACTTCATGCGTGGCAATAACAACAATGACAACGACAACAAAAAAGTGCTGTCTGAAATGATTCAGCTCAGAGCAGAAAAAGCAAAATTATTAGGTTATGACAACTATGCAGCCTATGTTATTGACGAAAATATGGCCAAAACAACATCCAATGTTGATGATTTCCTGAACAAACTGATGGTTGCTGCTCTTCCGGTTGCAAAGGCAGAACTTGTTGAAATGCAAAAAATTGCAGATGCTGAAGGAGCCAATTTCAAACTTGACTCATGGGACTGGTGGTTTTATGCCGAAAAACTTCGCAAACAGAAATATGATCTCGATGAAAATGAGCTGAAACCCTATTTCAGTCTCGACAATGTGCGCGACGGAATGTTTGCTGTAGCCGGCAAACTTTATGGAATTACATTTAATAAACTAACTGACCTGCCTGTTTATCAAAAAGATGTTGAAACATTTGAAGTGAAAGAATCTGATGGCTCACATCTGGGAATACTTTATCTGGACTATTACCCTCGTGATTCAAAAGGCGGCGGTGCCTGGTGTACAGATTTTCAGGCATCTGGATGGAAGAATGATAAAAAAATCGATCCGGTTATTTCTATTGTCTGCAACTTCACACCTCCTACCGGCGACATGCCTGCCCTCTTAAACTGGGACGAAACAACCACTCTGTTTCATGAATTTGGACATGCACTTCACGGATTATTTACACAAGGAAAATACACCCGTACTGCAGGTAATGTGCCACAGGATTATGTTGAACTTCCCTCACAGGTTATGGAAAACTGGGCCGGCGAACCCGAAGTTTTACGCATGTATGCCAAACATTACAAAACAGGTGAAGTTATTCCGGATGCTTTGATCACTAAAATTGAAAACAGCGGACTATTCAATCAGGGATTTGATAACGTTGAATACATTGCTGCTTCAATTCTGGATATGGACTACCATAAGCTTCCGGCGCCAGCAAATGTTGAAGATGTGGTAGCATTTGAAAAACAGGCCATGGATAAAATTGGACTGATTAGTGAAATCTGGCCACGTTACCGCTCAACCTATTTTGCGCATATTTTTGATGGTGGTTATGCTGCAGGGTATTATGTTTACCTTTGGGCTGCCGTGCTTGATGCTGATGCTTTTGATTATTTCAAACAGTCGGGCGACATTTTTAACAAAGAGTTAGCAGCCAGCTTCCGCAAAAACTGCCTGGCAGAAAATGGTGATGACGAAGGCATGATTCAATATAAAAAATTCAGAGGCCAGGAACCTTCACTTGAGCCATTGATGAAAAAAAGAGGACTAAAATAA